Below is a genomic region from Gillisia sp. Hel_I_86.
TTCGCCAATTTCTGAGCGTGGCGCCAGAATAGATGATAAACGCTCTGAGGCGGCAATGGAGACAAGAAAACAACAAGGTTACTTTTAAACAATAAATAACAAAATGGAAGTTCTAAAAATAGCAACGGCAGGCAGTGTAGATGATGGGAAGAGTACGTTGATAGGAAGATTGTTGTATGACACCAAATCCCTAACTACAGACAAATTGGAAGCTATTGAAAAAAGCAGTAGAAAGAAAGGCCTGGATTATCTGGATTTTTCTTTAGCTACAGATGGGTTGGTGGCAGAGCGGGAACAAGGGATCACAATAGATGTTGCACATATTTATTTCTCGACCAAAAAGAAGAGCTATATCATCGCTGATACTCCTGGACATGTGGAATATACAAGAAATATGGTGACAGGAGCTTCTACTTCACAGGTTTCAATTATTTTGATCGATGCCAGAAAAGGGGTGATCGAGCAAACTCAACGGCACTTTTTTATCAATAATCTTTTAAGGTTAAAAGAAGTTGTAGTGGCGGTGAATAAAATGGATCTGGTGAATTATTCGGAAGAGGTCTTCAACGAAATAGTATCAGATTTTAAAAAGATCCAGAAGGAAAGTGAGTATAAAGATCAAAAAGTGACATTTATCCCTGTGAGTGCTTTGTGGGGCGAAAACATAGCTGAAGCTTCTACGAATATGGAGTGGTATCAAGGGGACACTGTATTGGATCATCTTGAAAACATTAAAACCGAAGATTTTCAGAAAAACACCCAAGCCAGATTTCCGGTGCAAACCGTTATTAGGCCCAAAACCAAAGAGCATAGGGATTTTAGGGGCTATGCAGGTAAGTTGAGTGGCGGAAACCTAAAGGTGGGAGAATTTGTTACCGTCTTGCCCAGTTTAACCAGCAGTAAGATCAAAGAGATCTATTTTTTCGATAAAAAATATGAGGAGGCAAGTTCAGGAAGTTCTGTAACAATTACTTTGGAGGATGATATAAACATTGCCCGAGGAGATACTTTGGTGAAATCTGATGAGATAGCAACGTCTTCTAAAAATTTAAGATCTACCATTTGCTGGATGGATTCCAAATCCCTGGTTCCGGGTGCCAAGTATTTACTTCAACATAATACAAACCGAATCCTTACTAAGATCAATTCCATTGAAACCCTGAAAATTGGGAATTATGATGCAGGTGAGATAAATTCGAATTTGTATTTAAATCAGATCGGGCAGGTAACTTTAAAGCTAAGTAAGAATATTTATGCCGATACTTACAAGAATAATCCTGAAAACGGAAGGTTCATCCTTATAGATCCTATAACCAATACCACGGCAGGAGTAGGTTTTATAGATTCTTTGAATATTTAATCTCTCCCTCAATTGTTAACCTATATTCATTCTGGATTTATTAAATTTGACCAAATTCTGAAACAAAATGAAGATCCATTTAAAACGTTTGAACACCAACTATCTTTTTGAAACCAAAAATGAGCGAGGAGATGTGGTGCTTCTCGACAACAAATCTGAAGAAGAACCAAAAGGATCCAGCCCAATGGATCTTATTTTGAGAGGAATTGCAGGATGCAGCGGCATAGATGTGGTAATGATATTAAAAAAACAGCAGCATGAACTCGAAGATCTACAAATCGAGGTGGAAGGTTTTCGCGAAGATGGGGCCATACCAAATGTCTTTAAAAAAATCAATTTAAATTTTATTTTACAAGGAGATGTATCCGCTGCCAAAGTTAAGAGAGCAGTTAAGTTGTCTATGGATAAATATTGTTCGGTTTCAAAAATGTTGGGAAAAGCTGCGATTATTACTTATTCTATCACTTTAAATGGGGAAGAAATTAATTGAGTTCAACCCCTCAAAAAGGGTTTATTTCCTTCCCATCCGGATAGCGCTATCTGGATGTTTCGGGTTTTCAAAAATAATTTTATCCCTATAATTATCTTAACACACTTGGTAGGCTTTCATTGAAGTTTGTGATTTTAAAGATAGCACTTGGAATTGCGCAAACTAAGTGTATCTTTACAAGATATTTAAGTTCTTATTTATTTTTAAAACGTTATCAAGAAAGGTGGAGGGATAAGACCCTATGAAACCTTGGCAACCCTCCTTTTGGAGAAGGTGCTACATTCTACCACGCTCAGGCGTGGATAGATAACAAAAAGAATCCTTTCTTCCTTCTTTTTTGATACATATATACTTTATAAAATGTCAAAATTAGAAGAAATCCTTTCCGAAAAAATATTAATCCTCGATGGTGCAATGGGCACCATGCTTCAAGAATATAAATTCTCTGAAGAAGATTTCCGTGGCGCTCGTTTTGCCGATTGGCCAAAATCCCTAAAGGGCAATAATGATCTTTTATCGCTTACCCAGCCTCACGCTATCGAGGAGATCCATAGAAAATATTTTCTAGCGGGTGCCGATATTGTAGAGACCAACACCTTTTCTGGAACTACCATAGCCATGGCAGATTATGGAATGGAAGAGCTGGTCTATGAGCTAAATTTTGAATCGGCCAGAATCGCTAAAAAAGTAGCGATAGAACTTACTTTGGAAGAGCCATCCAAACCGAGGTTTGTAGCAGGTGCAATCGGGCCTACCAACAAAACGGCAAGCATGTCCCCAGAGGTGAACGATCCGGGATTTAGGGCCATTTCTTTTGAAGAATTGTTGGTTGCCTATAAGCTTCAAGCTCGTGCCTTAATAGAAGGCGGAGTGGATGTTTTATTGGTGGAGACTGTATTTGATACCCTAAATGCAAAAGCGGCTTTATACGCAATAGATGAATTAAAAGAGGAACTTCAATCCGAAATTCCTGTGATGATAAGTGGCACTATTACAGATGCTTCAGGAAGAACCCTCTCTGGGCAAACTGCAGAGGCATTTCTAATTTCAATTTCACATATGAATTTGCTAAGTGTTGGTTTCAACTGTGCCCTTGGTGCAAGTCAACTCACCCCACATTTAGAGGTTCTGGCACGAAAAAGCAATTTTGGGATCTCTGCCTATCCAAACGCAGGATTGCCAAATGCCTTTGGGGAATATGATGAAACCCCAGAGAGCATGGCAGGGCAAATTCGTGAATATTTGGAGAAAGGATTGGTGAATATCTTGGGTGGGTGTTGTGGAACAACTCCTGCGCATATAAAAGCCATTGCAAAAATAGCCAAGGAATACCAGCCCAGACCGCTTAAAAAAATATTGAACCCAGAAACAACCCTATAAATATGTTAGAATTTAGAGCATTAAAACTTTCGGGTTTAGAGCCGCTTGTTATTACTCCAGAAAGCAATTTCGTGAATGTTGGCGAGCGTACGAACATGTCTGGTTCCAAAAAATTCCTCCGATTAATAAAGGAGGAAAAATATGAAGAAGCCATTGGCATTGCGAGAGAACAAGTGGATGAAGGAGCGCAGATCATAGATGTAAACATGGACGATGGCATGGTAGATGGCAAAGCAGCTATGGTTAAGTTCCTGAACTTGATCGTTGCAGAACCCGATATTGCCAGGGTGCCAATAATGATAGATAGTTCCAAATGGGAGATCATAGAAGCCGGGTTACGAGTTGTTCAGGGGAAATGTGTGGTAAATTCCATTAGCTTAAAAGAAGGGGAAGAAGTATTCATCGATCAGGCAAAAAAAGTAAAACGATACGGTGCCGCCGTAATAATTATGGCTTTTGATGAATTGGGCCAAGCCGATACATTGGATCGAAGAATAGAAATCGCAAAGCGGTCCTATAACATACTTACCCAAAAGGTAGGTCTCGCACCAGAAGATATCATTTTCGATCTCAATATATTTCCGGTGGCTACAGGAATGGACGAACACCGAAGAAATGCGATAGATTTTATCGAGGCAACACGTTGGGTAAAATCGAATCTACCTCATGCCAGTATTAGTGGAGGTGTGAGCAATGTGTCTTTTTCCTTTAGAGGGAATAATCCTGTGAGGGAAGCAATGCATTCGGTTTTCTTATACCACGCCATAAAGGCCGGGATGAATATTGGAATAGTTAACCCGGCAATGTTAGAGGTGTACGATAATATTCCGAAAGATCTCTTAGAGCATGTGGAAGATGTTATTCTAGATAGAAGGGATGATGCAACAGATCGGCTTTTAACTTTTGCTGAAACGGTTACCGGCTCTGTTCGCGAGAACAAGATAGATCTCTCATGGAGGGAAAAACCTTTGCAGGAAAGAATTACACACGCATTGGTTAGAGGTGTGGATGCATATATTTTAGAGGATGTGGAAATTGCCCGATTAGCATCTTCCAGACCCATTGAGGTGATTGAAGGTTTTTTAATGACCGGAATGAATGTGGTGGGAGATCTTTTTGGAAGTGGGAAAATGTTCTTGCCTCAAGTGGTGAAATCGGCTAGGGTCATGAAAAAAGCGGTAGCTTATTTGCTGCCATTTATAGAAGCAGCTAAAGATGGCTCTACAGGAAAAGGTGCAAAAGGCAGGATCTTAATGGCGACCGTTAAGGGAGATGTGCACGATATAGGGAAGAATATTGTAGGTGTAGTGCTGGGCTGCAATAATTACGAAATCATAGATCTAGGTGTCATGGTGGCTCCGGAAAAGATCATTGAGATAGCAAAACTGGAAAATGTGGATGCCATTGGCCTAAGCGGACTTATAACGCCTTCTTTAGATGAAATGGTGTATTTGGCCAAGGAAATGCAACGTCAAAATTTTACGGTTCCCTTATTAATTGGCGGTGCTACTACTTCAAAAGCGCATACTGCTGTGAAGATAGATCCTCATTACACCAATGCAGTGATCCATGTGAATGATGCCTCCCGCGCAGTAAATGTGGTAAATGATCTTCTGAAAAAAGAAACTTCGGAACAATATTTTAAAGATATCAAAACAAATTATGAAGTTTTCAGAACCAATTTTCAGAAGCGTAGTAAAGTGAAGGATTTTCTTCCGCTAGAACTGGCACGCGAAAATAAATTCCAGATCAATTGGAAAACTTCGGAAATTGTTAAGCCCAATAAACTGGGAGTTCAGGTAATTGAAGATTTGGAGCTTGAAAAATTGGTGCCTTTTTTGGATTGGACGCCATTCTTCAGAAGTTGGGAGCTGCATGGTAAATACCCTGCGATTTTAACCGATGAGGTTGTGGGGGAACAAGCGTCAATTTTATTTAATGAAGCACAGCAACTTCTAAAGAAGATCCTAAATGAGAAATTACTGAAGGCGAAAGCGGTGTTTGGATTATTTCCGGCAAATTCAGTTGAAGACGATGATATAGAGATAACCATTTCTGAAGGGAATGAAGAAAAAAAGAAGGTTTTTCGCACTTTGAGGCAACAACTCAAAAAGTATGAAGGCAAGCCAAATTTTGCTTTGGCAGATTTTATCGCGCCCAAGGATTCTGGTATTCAGGATTATATTGGCTGTTTTTGTGTGAGTACAGGTTTTGGGACCCAAGAACTTGCTTCCAAATTTGAAGCCGATCTGGATGATTACAATGCGATCATGGTAAAAGCTCTGGCCGATAGATTGGCCGAAGCCTTTGCAGAGTATCTTCATAAAAAGGTACGAACCGAAGATTGGGGATATGCGGCCAAAGAAGAACTTTCCAATGAAGATCTTATCAAAGAAAGCTACAAAGGGATTCGTCCTGCTCCCGGATATCCAGCCTGTCCAGATCATTTAGAAAAAATCACTATTTGGGACGTTCTGAAGGTTGAAGAAAACATAGGCGTTAAACTCACGGATAGTTTGGCTATGTGGCCAGCAGCCAGTGTGAGTGGCTATTACTTTGGGAATTCTGAAGCTAAATACTTCGGACTTGGAAAGATAAAATTAGATCAGGTGCAGGATTTTGCAAAACGAAAAAAAATTCCTGTAGAAAAAGCAGAGAAATGGTTGAATCCTTCAATTTCAGATCAATAAATAGATGAAAATAACAGAACATATTACTGCCGCTAAAGGCAAAACACTTTTTTCTTTTGAAATATTACCGCCCCTAAAAGGGCAGAACATCCAATCTATTTTTGATGGAATAGATCCCTTGATGGAGTTCAACCCTCCGTTTATAGATGTGACCTATCATAGGGAAGAATATGTGTATATAGAGCAACCCAACGGATTTTTAGAAAAAAAAGTGGTTAGAAAAAGGCCAGGAACGGTGGGTATTTGTGCCGCAATTCAGAACAAATACGGAATAGATGCGGTGCCGCATATCCTTTGTGGAGGATTTACCAAGGAAGATACCGAGAACTTCCTAATAGATCTTGATTTTTTGGGCATTAACAACGTCATGGCACTTCGCGGGGATGCCGTGAAAAGCGAAACCTATTTTAAACCGGAGCCAAATGGCAATTGTTTCGCATCAGATCTGGTTTCTCAAATCCAAGAAATGAACCAAGGGCAATATCTGGATACTCCTTTGGAAAAAAACCATACCACTGATTTTTGCGTAGGTGTTGCTGGATACCCTGAGAAGCATATGGAAGCACCAAGTTTGGATAACGACATAGAAAGGTTGAAAACAAAAGTTGCTGCCGGAGCAGAATATGTGGTTACCCAAATGTTTTACGATAATTCAAAATTCTTTGAGTTTGTGGCAAAATGTAGAAAAAGTGGCATTACCGTCCCAATAATTCCAGGGCTTAAACCCCTTGCAACCAAAAGGCAACTTACCAATATTCCACATAGGTTTCATGTGGATTTGCCTGAAGAACTTATAAAGGCAGTTAATAATTGCAAGACCGATTTGGAGGTTCGGGAAGTAGGTGTAGAATGGTGCACCGCTCAAAGCAAAGAACTAATAAGTTCTGGTGTAGATGTGCTGCATTATTATTCTATGGGGAAAAGCACAAATATTCATAAAATCGCTTCTTCGGTTTTTTAAAATAATAGATTAGATTTGCCCCCTATGAAAAAATGCTTGCTAGTCCTACTTTTGGTTTTTTCTGCCACTTCTTCTGCTCAAGAGGAGATTAAAAAGTATTATTCCTTAGATGCGAATTATTTTTATGGCTCCATCATTGAACATAACCCTGATATTGCCCACTTAATTACAGGCCATCCTACTGGAATTATTTTAAGCTTCAACAGAAAAACCTACGGTTTAGAAGCTTGGGAGCGCAGATATAATTACCCGGATTTTGGGTATTCATTCACCTATCAGGATCTTAAAAATCAGTATTTAGGTAAGAATTATGCCTTGTATGCCCATTTTAATTTCTATTTTTTAAAGCGGAATTTAATGTTCAGGATAGGACAGGGGGTGGCTTATGCCACGAATCCTTATAATGCGGAATCCAATTATATCAATAATGCTTACGGATCCAGATTGTTGAGCTCTACTTATCTCATGGGGAACTATCATAGGCAAAATATTTATAAAGGATTTGGAGTGCAGGCAGGAGTTTCAATAATCCACTATTCCAATGCCGACTTTAAATCTCCCAACAACAGCACCAATACCTTTACTTTTAATGTTGGGTTGAATTATCAACTGGATTATGAAAATATTCCCGAATATGTAGAAAAAGACCCGAAGGAGAAAAAATATACAGAACCTGTTCATTATAATTTTGTCCTTAGAGGCGGTGTGAACACAACAGGAGTAATTGGTTCCAAACAGTATCCGTTTTTAACGGTTACAGGTTTTGCAGATAAAGTGATCAATAAAAAAAGCACTTTGCAAGCTGGGGCAGAAATTTTCTTTTCTAAGGCTTTGGAAGAATTTATCTATTTTCAATCTGTTGCATTTCCGCAGGGAAAAACCGTTGGGGATGAAGATGCTAAAAGAGTTGGGGTTTTTATTGGACATCAATTAACCTTCAATAAATTGTCTTTAATTACTCAGGTAGGTTACTATGCCTATTATCCTTACGATAATTACGTGGAGCGGTTGTATAATAGACTAGGTTTAAGAAGAAAGATAAGCGAACATTGGTGGGCATCGGCAACGGTGAGGTCTCATGCTGCCAATGCCGAAGCTGTGGAATTTTCAATAGGATATAGATTGTAGGATATGAAAAAGTTGGTTTTTTTAATACTCTCTACTTTTTTACTAAGTAGTTGTGATGCCGAAGATGCTCCCGGTTGTTTCAAAAAAGCAGGGGAGATCGTGCAGGATGAAGTTCTAGTTGATTCTTTTAATGAAATAATTGTTTACGAAAGAGTAAAGCTATTCATTCAGCAAGGACCAGTTCAAAAAGTGTTGATAGAAACCGGGGAGAATCTAAGAAAAGATGTTTCTGTTGAAGTAATAGCTAATAGATTGAGCATCCGAAATGGGAATTCCTGCAACTTGGTGCGGGATTATGAAATCACTAAAGTATATGTAACTGTTCCAGAACTTACGTGGCTTCAGAACAGCAGCGGGAGCGCTATAGCATCTATTGGAACCCTTAAACTGAACAATCTTTGGCTCCGCTCGGTAAATCAGGAAAACGATTTGTCCATTCACACCGATGGCGATTTTATTTTAGACTTGGATGTGGGAAATTTAAGGATTACCAACGATAATGTTTCCAATTATTTCCTGTCGGGAAAAGTGGAGAATTTTAACGTGTTCTTTGCCGCAGGAGATAGCAGATTGGATGCTCCTAATTTAATTGTTCAGAAATATGAGATCTTTCATAGGGGCACCAATAAAATGATTTTGTTCCCAGTTCAATCCCTTAAAGGGGAATTACGCAGCAGTGGAAATGTGATCGCAAAGAACAGGCCTCCAATTGTGGATGTAGAGGAATACTATACCGGGAGGCTTATTTTTGAGTAGTCAATTCTGAAAACAAGGTTTCCAGATTCTTGGATTTTCTATTTAGCTGAAGGGTTTTTAACCCGTTATCATGGGCGAAATCGAAAACTGCCGGGCGCATGTCTTTATCTGTGTTGAATTTAAGTTCGTAATGAAATCCGCCTATGTTTTTTGCAGACACCAGATTTGGCAATGCGTTTAAAGCAACTTCCTCTATTCGATAATCGAATTCCACCTGAATAATTTGCTCTTTTTCATCACGCAATTCCTCCATTTTCATATCGGCTACAATTACACCTTTGTCTATTATGATAACACGGTCGCAAATGGCTTCTACCTCTTGCATGATATGCGTGGAAAGAAAAACGGTTTTTTGTTTTCCAACCTTTAAGATCAAATTCCTAATCTCTGTAAGCTGATTTGGGTCTAAACCGGTAGTGGGTTCATCTAAAATCAATACTTCCGGATCGTGTAAAAGCGCTGCGGCAAGCCCAACCCGTTGTCTATATCCCTTAGAAAGTTGCTCGATCTTTTTGTTGGCTTCAGGCACCAGTCCAGTCATTTCTATTACTTCTTCGATCCTGGAATTAGCTGTATTGTATATAGAAGCATTAAAAGCCAAATATTCCCGTACGTACATTTCGGTATACAATGGATTGTGTTCCGGTAAGTAACCAATAGCTCGCTGTACTGCTTTTAAATCTTCGGAAAGCAACGTGTTGTTCACGCTCGCCACGCCTTCAGATGCACTTAAATAACCCGTAAGGATCTTCATAAGAGTAGATTTTCCTGCCCCGTTGGGCCCCAGAAATCCTACGATCTCACCTTTTTCGATTTGGAAGGAAACCTTATCCAAGGCTTTTTGTTCCCCGTAATATTTAGATATTTCTTTAACAGAAATGGACATAGCAAAGCTTTTTTCAAAAGTATGGATAAATTTATTTTAAAAGGGTTCTCACTAAAACGTTATCGTGAAAAAAATATAAAAAATTATAGGTCATATTAAATTAAATACTACATTAGCGGTAGTTAAAACAACAATGAAGAATATAATTACCTGGACTGCATTCTATTATTTTTATTTCTATTATGGAGATAAGATCGGGAGCGTCATGTAATTAAATTTATAAATTATATAAAGAGGTCCTGATTTCATCTAAATCAGGACCTCTTTTTTTTGAAAAATTTTAAAATGGAAAAAATAATAGGAATTCAAGGGGTTCAAGGCTCTTTTCATCATTTGGTTGCCCAAGAATATTTTGGAACAAACGTGGAGGTGCTGGAATGTATGTCTTTTCATGAGTTAGTGAATTCCCTTGTTGCCGGAGAATCTCGGGAAATAGTGATGGCTATAGAGAATTCTATCGTTGGTTCCATATTACCAAATTATGCGCTTATTGATGAGCATGACCTGAAGGTGGTAGGTGAACATTATATTCCTATTAATATGAATTTAATGGCATTGCCGGGACAAGATATTTCTGAGATCAAAAAGGTGTATTCGCATCCTATGGCTCTGCTTCAGTGCAAAGAATTTTTTAAAAAACATCCACATATAAAATTGATAGAGGATACTGATACCGCTGAAGTAGCCAGAAGGATTTCAGAAAAACAATCTAAGGGAATTGGAGCTGTGGCGAGTACAATGGCAGCCGAAATATTTGGATTGGAAATTCTTGCTGAAGGTATTCACACTAAAAAAAGCAATGCTACCAGATTCTTGATTGTAAGCACCACAAAAAAAGAACCTAATGGAATAAAGATAGATAAGGCTTCCTTGAAATTTGAATTGGAAAGCCGAAGAGGAAGCCTGGTATCTGTCTTGAATATTATCCGGGACTATAATTTGGACATGACTAAAATACAGTCCATGCCAATAATTGAAACCCCTTGGAAATATTCATTTTTCGTGGATGTGATTTTCGAGGATTACTCAGAATTCCAAAAAGCCATGGAAATCATGGAAGTGATGACAGAACATCTAAAGATTTTAGGCACCTACAAAAATAATTTATAATGATCCAAGCAGAACGATTGAACGAGGTAAAGGAATACTATTTTTCTTCAAAATTGCGGGAAGTAAGGGCGTTGGAGGCCTCTGGGAAACCAATTATCAACTTGGGCATAGGAAGCCCGGATCTTCCTCCACCCGTAGAAGTGATAAAAGGTTTAAATGATGCCTTAGCAAATACGGCAGCGCATCAATACCAGCCTTATAAGGGAACTACAGATTTTAGAAATGCGATAAAAGAATTTTATAGTGCCCACTACTCGGTTGGTCTTGATGCAGAAAAAGAAATTCTTCCCCTAATGGGGAGCAAAGAAGGGATTTTACATATTTCTATGGCTTTTCTTAACGAAGGCGATGAGGTTTTAATTCCAAATCCTGGATATCCCACTTATTTTTCGGTTACCAAACTAGTTGGTGCAGAACCTGTTTTTTATGATCTGAATGGACAAGGCAATTGGTTGCCCGATTTGGAGAGTTTAGCAAAGAAAGATCTTAGTAAGGTAAAATTGATGTGGGTGAACTATCCCCATATGCCAACCGGGGCTTCGGCAACAAAAAAGGTATTTCAGGATCTGGTAGCATTTGCAAAAAAGTATCATATCCTCATCGTAAACGATAATCCATATAGCTTCATTCTTAACGATCACCCTATTAGTATTTTGGAAGCAGAAGGAGCTAAGGAGGTAGCACTGGAATTAAATTCGCTTAGCAAAAGTTTTAACATGGCCGGATGGCGAATAGGAATGCTATGTGGAAATGAGGATAATTTAAATTCCGTTTTAAAAGTGAAATCCAATATGGATAGCGGCATGTTTTTTCCTTTGCAAGCGGGAGCAGCCATAGCTTTGCGTTTACCCAAAGAATGGTTTAACGAATTGAATACTATTTATGGAACACGAAAGAAATTGGTATTGGAACTAGCTTCAAAATTGAACTGTATTCCGGAAAAGGATCAAACCGGGATGTTTGTATGGGCAAAGGTGCCGTTGGATACCACATCGGAATTATTTGTAGATCGTTTATTGCATACCTATGATCTGTTTGCAACTCCTGGTTTCATTTTTGGCGATCAAGGCGAAGGATATATACGCTTCTCCCTTTGTACTACAGAGGAGAAAATTAAGGAAGCAATTAATAGAATTAAATAATGAGAGTACATATTATAGGTGTGGGCCTCATAGGCGGATCGTTCGCTATCGATATTAGAAATGCATTTTCTGGAGTGCAGTTGGTTGGTGTAGATAATAATCCAGATCATCTTCAACAGGCATTGTCCTTAGGAATCATTGATAAGGTTGAAGAATTAAACGATGTTAGGTCCTCAGACCTGGTAATTGTGGCGGTGCCCGTAGATGTGAGTATTCCACTTATTAAACAGGTGTTGGATGTCGTAGAAGATCACACCTTGGTGATCGATACCGGATCTACTAAAGGCAAGCTCTGCGAGGCTTTAAGCACTCATCCAAATCGTCGTAATTTCTTGGCTGCGCATCCCATTTCGGGCACAGAGTTTTCCGGACCACAAGCAGCAATAAAGGATCTTTACAGGAATAAAACAAATATTATATGTGAAGTAGAAAAAACGGCATTCAAATTACAGGAAAGAGCATTGGCGCTTTTCCAGAAATTAGGAATGAGAATATGTTACATGGACCCAAAATCCCATGACAGGCATATTGCTTATGTTTCACATTTATCGCATATAAGTTCCTTTATGCTTGGAAAAACAGTTTTGGAAAAAGAAAAAAACGAACGCAACATATTTGATCTTGCCGGTAGTGGTTTTGCTTCAACTGTAAGATTGGCCAAAAGCTCTCCTGCTATGTGGTCTCCCATTTTTGAGCAAAACAAAGAAAATGTGGTGGAGATTTTAACCGAATATATTCAGAACCTCAATATGTTTAAAGATTTATTGGAGAACAACGACTTTGAAGGAGTCTATAATGAAATGGAGAAGACAAACCATATCAAAACCATATTAAACGGAATCAATTAAAAAATCAATTATATAACAGTTACAATGGAAAACAAAAAAGAATTAGGAACCTGGTTAAATAAATTCAACTTAGATCATCCTTTGGTGATAGCAGGCCCTTGCAGTGCAGAGACAGAAGACCAGTTGGTGGAGATCGCAAAACAATTAAAGGATAGCGATGTTAGCGTTTTGCGAGCAGGACTTTGGAAACCTAGAACCCGCCCGGGGAATTTCGAAGGAGTTGGTGCTTTGGGCCTCAAATGGATGAAAACTGCCAAAGAAGAAACAGGTTTGTTAACTACTACAGAAGTTGCAAATGCCAATCATGTAGAACTTGCATTGGAAAATGATGTTGATATTTTATGGATTGGTGCCAGGACCACCGTTTCTCCATTCATCGTTCAAGAAATTGCTGAAGCCTTAAAAGGCACCGATAAAACAGTATTGATAAAAAATCCTGTGAACCCAGACCTTTCTTTATGGTTAGGTGCTGTAGAGCGTTTTTATACTGCCGATGTCAAGAATTTAGGAGTGATACACCGTGGATTTTCTACCTATGAAAAGACCAAATATAGGAACAATCCGGAATGGCAAATACCTATCGATTTGCAAAATAGGTTTCCGGACCTGCCGCTTATTTTAGATCCTTCGCATATTGCGGG
It encodes:
- a CDS encoding bifunctional 3-deoxy-7-phosphoheptulonate synthase/chorismate mutase type II: MENKKELGTWLNKFNLDHPLVIAGPCSAETEDQLVEIAKQLKDSDVSVLRAGLWKPRTRPGNFEGVGALGLKWMKTAKEETGLLTTTEVANANHVELALENDVDILWIGARTTVSPFIVQEIAEALKGTDKTVLIKNPVNPDLSLWLGAVERFYTADVKNLGVIHRGFSTYEKTKYRNNPEWQIPIDLQNRFPDLPLILDPSHIAGRRDILFDLCQTALDLNYDGLMVETHHDPDNAWSDAAQQITPATLIQFMKDLKIRKEISESEEFLNSLKNLRAKIDIADHQLLETLSKRMKIADEIGRIKKSQNVSILQTTRWNEILGKMILEGEQQGLSEEFVLKMFKAIHQESINHQKKVISE
- a CDS encoding pyridoxal phosphate-dependent aminotransferase — encoded protein: MIQAERLNEVKEYYFSSKLREVRALEASGKPIINLGIGSPDLPPPVEVIKGLNDALANTAAHQYQPYKGTTDFRNAIKEFYSAHYSVGLDAEKEILPLMGSKEGILHISMAFLNEGDEVLIPNPGYPTYFSVTKLVGAEPVFYDLNGQGNWLPDLESLAKKDLSKVKLMWVNYPHMPTGASATKKVFQDLVAFAKKYHILIVNDNPYSFILNDHPISILEAEGAKEVALELNSLSKSFNMAGWRIGMLCGNEDNLNSVLKVKSNMDSGMFFPLQAGAAIALRLPKEWFNELNTIYGTRKKLVLELASKLNCIPEKDQTGMFVWAKVPLDTTSELFVDRLLHTYDLFATPGFIFGDQGEGYIRFSLCTTEEKIKEAINRIK
- a CDS encoding prephenate dehydratase gives rise to the protein MEKIIGIQGVQGSFHHLVAQEYFGTNVEVLECMSFHELVNSLVAGESREIVMAIENSIVGSILPNYALIDEHDLKVVGEHYIPINMNLMALPGQDISEIKKVYSHPMALLQCKEFFKKHPHIKLIEDTDTAEVARRISEKQSKGIGAVASTMAAEIFGLEILAEGIHTKKSNATRFLIVSTTKKEPNGIKIDKASLKFELESRRGSLVSVLNIIRDYNLDMTKIQSMPIIETPWKYSFFVDVIFEDYSEFQKAMEIMEVMTEHLKILGTYKNNL
- a CDS encoding prephenate dehydrogenase, with the translated sequence MRVHIIGVGLIGGSFAIDIRNAFSGVQLVGVDNNPDHLQQALSLGIIDKVEELNDVRSSDLVIVAVPVDVSIPLIKQVLDVVEDHTLVIDTGSTKGKLCEALSTHPNRRNFLAAHPISGTEFSGPQAAIKDLYRNKTNIICEVEKTAFKLQERALALFQKLGMRICYMDPKSHDRHIAYVSHLSHISSFMLGKTVLEKEKNERNIFDLAGSGFASTVRLAKSSPAMWSPIFEQNKENVVEILTEYIQNLNMFKDLLENNDFEGVYNEMEKTNHIKTILNGIN
- a CDS encoding head GIN domain-containing protein, whose protein sequence is MKKLVFLILSTFLLSSCDAEDAPGCFKKAGEIVQDEVLVDSFNEIIVYERVKLFIQQGPVQKVLIETGENLRKDVSVEVIANRLSIRNGNSCNLVRDYEITKVYVTVPELTWLQNSSGSAIASIGTLKLNNLWLRSVNQENDLSIHTDGDFILDLDVGNLRITNDNVSNYFLSGKVENFNVFFAAGDSRLDAPNLIVQKYEIFHRGTNKMILFPVQSLKGELRSSGNVIAKNRPPIVDVEEYYTGRLIFE
- a CDS encoding acyloxyacyl hydrolase, whose translation is MKKCLLVLLLVFSATSSAQEEIKKYYSLDANYFYGSIIEHNPDIAHLITGHPTGIILSFNRKTYGLEAWERRYNYPDFGYSFTYQDLKNQYLGKNYALYAHFNFYFLKRNLMFRIGQGVAYATNPYNAESNYINNAYGSRLLSSTYLMGNYHRQNIYKGFGVQAGVSIIHYSNADFKSPNNSTNTFTFNVGLNYQLDYENIPEYVEKDPKEKKYTEPVHYNFVLRGGVNTTGVIGSKQYPFLTVTGFADKVINKKSTLQAGAEIFFSKALEEFIYFQSVAFPQGKTVGDEDAKRVGVFIGHQLTFNKLSLITQVGYYAYYPYDNYVERLYNRLGLRRKISEHWWASATVRSHAANAEAVEFSIGYRL
- the gldA gene encoding gliding motility-associated ABC transporter ATP-binding subunit GldA; protein product: MSISVKEISKYYGEQKALDKVSFQIEKGEIVGFLGPNGAGKSTLMKILTGYLSASEGVASVNNTLLSEDLKAVQRAIGYLPEHNPLYTEMYVREYLAFNASIYNTANSRIEEVIEMTGLVPEANKKIEQLSKGYRQRVGLAAALLHDPEVLILDEPTTGLDPNQLTEIRNLILKVGKQKTVFLSTHIMQEVEAICDRVIIIDKGVIVADMKMEELRDEKEQIIQVEFDYRIEEVALNALPNLVSAKNIGGFHYELKFNTDKDMRPAVFDFAHDNGLKTLQLNRKSKNLETLFSELTTQK